Genomic window (Candidatus Desulfofervidus auxilii):
TACAGATGTGATTGTGATAAAGGACTTGCAAGAAATTGAATAAAGCAACTGCGGTTAGGTCTTGATTTTTGAATTACGATGGTATATAGCCTTATGGTAAGAACACATGGAAGAACCTTGTGGTTGATACTAACAGGTAGCACTGTTACATTGGGACGATTAACAGCACCCTACCAAAAGAAACATACCGTTAATTTCTAATAATTCTCTTTAGCAGATAACCTTCCTACCCACTGCTTAGTTTAGGTGTTAGATTGAAAAATTTTTAAAAAAGTTTAAAATTTTTTTATAAAAATATCTTTAATGTAAGAGAAAAAATGAAAGTAACTGTAATAATAGAAAAAGATGAATTTGGATATTATGCCTATTGTCCTGAATTAAAAGGTTGTCACACTCAAGGAGATAGTTTGGATGAAGTCTTAAAAAATATCAAAGAAGCAGTTGAATTGTATTTAGAGACTTTAAATGAAGAAGAAAAAAAGATTTTATTGAATAAAGAAATACTAACCACTTCTTTAGAAGTTCAAATTGCCTAAACCACCACGAATAACACCTATTTATACCTTTTCACAGTGGAAAGATATTGCATCCTAAAATAGTAAAACAGTTATTTGAAATTATCGGTGAAGAAAAAGAAAATTTAGCTTAACAAATTACCCCAGCGAACAGGCTGGACAGCCCTGTGCTAAATTTAGAATGTTAAATAAAATGGAAGTCAAAAATGAAGATGATTATAGTAAGTGAAATAGAAGGAGCTTGTAGCTGATGCTAACAGATAGCATTGCTACATTGAGACGACAGACAGCGCCTCCACCAGAAAG
Coding sequences:
- a CDS encoding type II toxin-antitoxin system HicB family antitoxin; translated protein: MKVTVIIEKDEFGYYAYCPELKGCHTQGDSLDEVLKNIKEAVELYLETLNEEEKKILLNKEILTTSLEVQIA